A genomic region of Cyprinus carpio isolate SPL01 chromosome B11, ASM1834038v1, whole genome shotgun sequence contains the following coding sequences:
- the LOC109063801 gene encoding egl nine homolog 1-like, whose product MEGNSRESDRLERERQYCELCGKMENLLKCGRCRSSFYCSKEHQKQDWKKHKRVCKEADKQQQTPPAEELSPVQYKTSEPSNSSQSNSIDTSPGERMTDFIKSATHSETKPSADSVKPNVQTRSPPQKLATDYIVPCMNKHGICVIDNFLGEEFGRSILEDVRALYLTGGFTDGQLVSQRSDSSKDIRGDKITWVEGKEPGCERIAFLMSRMDDVIRHCNGKLGNYRINGRTKAMVACYPGNGTGYVRHVDNPNGDGRCVTCIYYLNKDWDAKEHGGLLRIFPEGTAQFADIEPKFDRLLLFWSDRRNPHEVQPAYATRYAITVWYFDADERARAKEKYLTGAGERGVKVELNKPSEPS is encoded by the exons ATGGAGGGAAACTCAAGGGAAAGCGACCGTCTGGAGCGAGAGCGCCAGTACTGCGAGCTGTGCGGGAAAATGGAGAACCTCCTGAAGTGCGGACGGTGTCGCAGCTCGTTCTACTGCAGCAAAGAGCACCAGAAACAGGACTGGAAGAAGCACAAGCGGGTGTGCAAGGAGGCCGACAAGCAGCAGCAGACGCCGCCGGCTGAAGAGCTCAGCCCCGTACAGTACAAGACTTCAGAACCGTCCAACTCTTCTCAGAGTAACTCTATCGATACGTCACCCGGCGAAAGAATGACAGATTTTATCAAGTCCGCCACGCACTCTGAAACCAAACCAAGCGCAGACAGTGTGAAACCCAACGTTCAGACGCGCTCGCCTCCTCAGAAGCTGGCCACGGACTATATCGTGCCCTGCATGAACAAGCACGGCATCTGTGTCATCGACAACTTCTTAGGCGAGGAGTTTGGACGGAGCATTCTGGAGGACGTGCGGGCGCTGTACCTGACCGGCGGCTTTACCGACGGACAGCTGGTCAGTCAGAGGAGCGACTCGTCTAAGGACATTCGGGGGGATAAGATCACCTGGGTGGAGGGGAAGGAGCCCGGCTGTGAGAGGATAGCGTTTCTCATGAGCCGCATGGATGATGTGATCCGACACTGTAACGGTAAACTGGGCAACTACAGGATCAATGGAAGAACGAAA GCAATGGTGGCATGTTACCCTGGCAATGGCACAGGATATGTACGGCATGTGGATAACCCAAACGGTGATGGGAGATGTGTCACGTGCATATATTATCTGAATAAAGACTGGGATGCCAAG GAACATGGTGGCCTTTTGCGGATCTTTCCAGAGGGAACTGCTCAGTTTGCAGACATTGAGCCCAAGTTTGACAGACTTTTGCTCTTCTGGTCAGACAGACGGAACCCACATGAGGTCCAGCCAGCTTATGCCACGAG GTATGCTATAACGGTGTGGTATTTTGACGCTGATGAGCGAGCTCGGGCTAAAGAGAAATATCTAACAG GTGCAGGTGAAAGAGGTGTAAAAGTGGAGCTAAACAAGCCGTCTGAGCCCAGCTAG